In Methanosarcina barkeri MS, a single window of DNA contains:
- a CDS encoding thioredoxin family protein — MKQLVILSILIIAVLFTAGCTEPNSTQESHDNGYVVNTTELGQINTSLEEGPVFLKLGAEWCGPCQKMEPILQELANKYEGKATIMSVDIDQSPEFIEYFGVNSIPDSCVIIGIENGEYVYMQEAGNASKDRFTARILGLRDEQEFEKVLDLALQKEKVKSK, encoded by the coding sequence ATGAAGCAGTTAGTTATATTATCGATTCTGATTATAGCTGTGCTTTTTACAGCTGGTTGTACTGAGCCAAACTCTACTCAAGAGTCTCATGATAATGGCTATGTTGTCAATACAACCGAACTTGGGCAGATAAATACATCCCTTGAGGAAGGTCCGGTTTTTTTGAAACTCGGCGCTGAATGGTGTGGGCCATGTCAGAAAATGGAGCCCATCCTTCAGGAACTGGCAAATAAATATGAAGGAAAAGCAACGATCATGTCCGTAGATATTGACCAAAGCCCTGAATTTATTGAGTATTTTGGAGTAAACTCTATTCCTGACTCCTGTGTGATCATAGGTATTGAAAACGGGGAATACGTATATATGCAAGAGGCTGGAAATGCCAGTAAGGACAGGTTCACGGCCAGAATTCTTGGACTCAGGGATGAGCAAGAATTCGAAAAAGTTCTGGATCTAGCGCTCCAGAAAGAAAAGGTCAAATCCAAATAA